One Diabrotica virgifera virgifera chromosome 3, PGI_DIABVI_V3a genomic window carries:
- the LOC126882196 gene encoding uncharacterized protein LOC126882196 — protein MIIKEFPTLITIKNKHNHELNTAAVLKYRDVSNEVKEKLIDLFRQGHNPSSALNSHKLDLMMEYEDNDYYRIAADGKFLPSISIVTKLFEKEFNSKYGNLTDKENFDHLENLLNEYVKVHSARAGFSYTTDKEHYFVVLCTPIMLRIHKTVVQTSEVVMVDASGGVDKQRHRIYFLVTPTAAGGLPLGVIISDSEKESVFLEALTYLRNLVGTCAFNFKRHPKVFITDNDLKEINAIKKVFPESKTLLCQFHMLKSVWSWLCNQKHDVMKEDRQEIYFMFKNLLYSASLNCVNEAFSKLIFFTISKGYRKLNQYLNNLWRKKETWISYYRNALPLRGNNTTNYIEIVFRILKDCILNRTMAFNLTQLVDFILTRYELYLKQRLTDFGNGRYSSSLLKKMLPFKSSNDFSVEKQFDTPDIYKVKCLQEEQTVDIIRGICTCSLGTSGKMCKHSSAVIFSLENDIKTAYNLVCTSTKRDMLYIANGIRPPPEWFSPLQKSLDSSIQTLPETSGTQKYTELLAEDHGNDADSGESQTLSDQELAQLETLFDRIKNGAKSNPTIFVPAIQKMLFNATSFANTETGLVSALYTFGSYSGVEQKNKRTLKSTKSRRSHRIKIGVQPTAIGRRKYCLPGKRKVSAGRPAGSRLTIEALQPHNYTAFGHLPSRKRKAPHNLESCVYDNKSLGMTKQAKM, from the coding sequence ATGATTATTAAGGAATTTCCGACACTTATAACTATAAAAAACAAACACAACCATGAATTGAATACTGCTGCAGTTTTGAAGTACAGAGATGTCTCCAATGAAGTGAAAGAAAAACTCATTGATTTATTCCGACAAGGACACAACCCATCATCAGCTCTAAATTCCCATAAATTAGATTTAATGATGGAATATGAGGATAATGATTATTATCGAATAGCTGCAGATGGAAAATTCTTGCCCAGCATCTCAATAGTAACTAAACTGTTTGAAAAAGAATTTAATAGTAAATATGGCAACCTAACTGATAAAGAAAATTTTGATCATTTAGAAAATTTACTTAATGAATATGTAAAGGTACATAGTGCAAGAGCTGGATTTAGTTACACCACAGACAAGgaacattattttgttgttttgtgTACTCCAATAATGTTAAGAATCCATAAAACAGTTGTTCAGACGAGTGAAGTAGTTATGGTTGATGCTTCTGGTGGAGTAGACAAACAAAGGCATAGAATATATTTTCTTGTTACTCCAACAGCTGCAGGAGGATTGCCTTTAGGAGTCATTATATCAGATTCTGAAAAGGAAAGTGTTTTTCTGGAAGCTCTTACATACTTGAGAAATTTAGTTGGAACTTGTGCTTTTAATTTTAAAAGACATCCAAAAGTATTTATTACTGATAATGATTTAAAGGAAATTAATGCTATAAAAAAAGTCTTTCCTGAATCAAAAACTCTTCTTTGCCAATTTcacatgttaaaatcagtatggTCCTGGTTATGTAATCAAAAGCATGATGTAATGAAGGAAGATAGGCAAGAAATctattttatgttcaaaaattTATTGTATTCAGCAAGTTTGAATTGTGTGAATGAAGCCTTTAGCAAACTTATTTTCTTTACCATCAGTAAAGGTTATCGAAAATTGAATcaatatttaaacaatttatgGAGAAAAAAAGAGACATGGATCTCATATTATAGAAATGCATTGCCGCTTCGTGGGAACAATACCACAAATTATATTGAAATAGTATTTAGGATTTTAAAAGACTGTATACTAAATAGAACAATGGCTTTTAATCTTACACAATTAGTGGACTTTATCCTAACTCGTTATGAACTGTACTTGAAACAGAGACTAACTGATTTTGGCAATGGAAGATACTCTAGTTCTCTCCTTAAAAAAATGCTGCCATTCAAAAGTAGCAATGACTTTTCTGTAGAGAAGCAATTTGATACACCAGACATCTATAAAGTTAAATGTTTACAGGAAGAGCAAACAGTAGACATCATTAGAGGAATATGTACCTGTAGCCTAGGCACTTCAGGAAAAATGTGTAAACATTCATCTGCAGTAATATTCTCACTTGAGAATGACATAAAAACTGCATACAATTTGGTGTGTACAAGTACCAAGAGGGATATGCTATATATAGCTAATGGTATTCGGCCACCACCAGAATGGTTTTCCCCATTGCAAAAGAGTTTAGACAGCAGTATTCAAACACTTCCAGAAACATCTGGGACACAAAAATATACTGAATTACTTGCAGAAGACCATGGAAATGATGCTGATTCTGGAGAATCTCAAACACTTTCTGACCAAGAATTAGCCCAATTAGAAACTCTTTTTGACCGAATAAAAAATGGAGCTAAATCTAATCCCACTATATTCGTACCTGCGATCCAGAAAATGTTATTCAATGCCACCAGTTTTGCAAACACAGAGACAGGTTTGGTTTCTGCTCTCTACACTTTTGGAAGTTACAGTGGAGTAGAACAAAAAAATAAGAGAACTTTGAAATCTACAAAATCTCGCAGGTCTCATCGAATAAAAATTGGAGTACAACCAACTGCTATTGGACGTCGAAAGTATTGTTTGCCAGGAAAACGAAAAGTAAGTGCTGGTCGGCCAGCAGGATCTCGACTTACCATAGAAGCTTTACAGCCACACAACTATACCGCTTTTGGCCATTTACCTTCtaggaaaagaaaggctcctcaTAATTTGGAAAGTTGTGTATATGACAATAAATCATTGGGTATGACAAAACAAGCCAAAatgtaa